A window of Panicum virgatum strain AP13 chromosome 8K, P.virgatum_v5, whole genome shotgun sequence contains these coding sequences:
- the LOC120645412 gene encoding wall-associated receptor kinase-like 6: MSQTSAASVLLPAAVLIVVLLQLPAAASATAAPPPQAPVMGKPNCSTTCGNVSVPYPFGFGPSHCYWPGLNLTCDTSRSGPPRLLLGDGTLRVTDISLNNGTVRVVRAGLVLNATGNLTSDGWNASFGRGFTEHGYQLSIRNELVVSGCNVVATLLGDIGEKTPRIIGGCASFCTIIDSEDGPGAYVSMYNLAEASKYCTRTGVCCQASISLSGLPNGVQARWLYSNHAPELLLQQPVNVFVAEEGWVDANGLLGDDGLEEAPILLGWSVTRGLPQHQDCDSGIGRMVCRSEHSWCSYREQGRFTCQCDSGYDGNPYLPGGCQDIDECKLPHEESRCFGECINTIGSMDCRCPFGTYGNPGVKGGCFKISSSTRDALLPTVAPALVGKPNCSTTCGGVRVPYPFGISPGCYLPGFNLTCNTSYSPPRLLLHKNGTLEVIEIFLPNSTMRVIHHTSNTFDADPFGAQPEWVVYFDLPDIGAPYMLSTRNELILFGCDLQATLYKRKGSNKTTDSISHCASTCSSSSVQIIVGDHHRARPLVSTQHPHGGYCSGHDGCCHAPISLGSTPKGLKMKGLNGTTRQEFRNSLLLAVALVSEDGLTDQWGVILNRSDLWWLSYMASPLVLRWAVKQGVTAPANYSLGPCLGDVASTGLLCKSKDRVCQQDDGGGFTCHCNTGYQGNPYLDGGCQVIDKCHIMALSGKPCFGKCINFPGGHECRCPRGSYGNPYKPGGCSPTGLIIGLSVASAPTVLLLVLIIIFVLRKIKRHRVKVLKQKYFKQNRGQLLQQLMSQKADIAERMIIPVDELAKATNNFDRARELGGGGHGTVYKGILSDLHVVAIKKSKITIQKEIDEFINEVAILSQINHRNVVKLFGCCLETEVPLLVYEFISNGTLYHHLHVEGPRSLSWGNRLRIATEVATSIAYLHSAVSIPIIHRDIKSSNILLDDTLTAKVSDFGASRYIPIEKTGLTTRVQGTIGYLDPMYFYTSRLTEKSDVYSFGVILVELLTRKKPFSYLSADGDGLVAHFVGLIAEGNLVQIIDPQVTEEGGKEVQEVAALAASCVNLRGEERPTMRQVEHTLEGLRGSTKYKVDDMVAAESENDSIVINRPSSTKEGQCFEESSRRYSLEQSMMMSARYPR; encoded by the exons ATGTCGCAAACCTCTGCAGCATCTGTGCTATtaccggcggcggtgctgatAGTGGTGTTGTTGCAGCTCCCGGCGGCCGCATCAGCAActgcggcgccgccaccgcaggcGCCGGTGATGGGGAAGCCCAACTGCAGCACCACCTGTGGGAACGTGAGCGTGCCGTACCCCTTCGGCTTCGGGCCCTCGCACTGCTACTGGCCCGGGCTCAACCTCACCTGCGACACGAGCCGCAGCGGCCCACCGCGGCTGCTCCTCGGCGACGGCACCCTCCGGGTCACCGACATCTCCCTCAACAACGGAACCGTTCGCGTCGTGCGTGCCGGCCTCGTCCTAAACGCAACCGGCAACCTCACCTCTGATGGTTGGAACGCCTCCTTCGGTCGAGGCTTCACGGAGCACGGCTACCAACTGTCGATCAGAAACGAGCTTGTCGTCTCCGGCTGCAACGTGGTGGCGACGCTCCTaggggacatcggggagaagaCCCCCAGGATCATCGGCGGCTGCGCCAGCTTCTGCACCATAATCGACAGCGAGGACGGTCCCGGCGCGTACGTCTCGATGTACAATTTGGCGGAGGCAAGCAAATACTGCACCCGCACCGGCGTCTGCTGCCAGGCTTCCATCTCCCTCAGCGGTCTGCCCAACGGTGTGCAGGCCAGGTGGCTGTACAGTAACCACGCCCCGGAGCTGCTCCTGCAGCAGCCGGTGAACGTGTTCGTCGCGGAGGAGGGGTGGGTCGACGCGAACGGGCTGCTGGGCGACGACGGGCTGGAGGAGGCTCCCATTCTCCTCGGATGGAGCGTCACGCGGGGCCTGCCGCAGCACCAAGATTGCGACAGCGGCATAGGCCGCATGGTCTGCAGGAGCGAACACAGCTGGTGCTCGTACAGAGAACAAGGCCGCTTTACATGTCAATGCGACAGTGGTTATGACGGCAACCCTTATCTGCCGGGCGGGTGCCAAG ATATCGATGAGTGCAAGCTCCCACATGAAGAGAGTAGGTGCTTCGGTGAATGTATCAACACGATCGGGTCAATGGATTGCCGGTGCCCGTTTGGAACATATGGCAACCCTGGCGTCAAAGGTGGCTGCTTCAAGATTAGCTCCAGTACCAGAG ATGCACTGTTGCCGACGGTGGCTCCGGCGCTGGTAGGGAAGCCCAACTGCAGCACCACCTGCGGTGGCGTGCGGGTGCCGTACCCCTTCGGCATCAGCCCTGGGTGCTACTTGCCGGGTTTCAACCTCACTTGCAACACGAGCTACAGTCCCCCGCGGCTACTTCTCCACAAGAACGGCACCCTTGAGGTCATCGAGATCTTCTTACCCAACTCCACGATGCGCGTCATCCATCACACCAGCAACACCTTCGACGCCGACCCTTTCGGTGCCCAGCCCGAGTGGGTTGTTTACTTCGACCTCCCCGACATTGGCGCGCCCTACATGCTGTCAACGAGGAACGAGCTCATCCTCTTCGGATGCGACCTGCAGGCGACCCTGTACAAAAGGAAAGGCAGCAACAAGACCACTGATAGCATCAGCCACTGCGCCTCCACCTGCAGCTCCAGCAGCGTACAGATCATTGTTGGAGATCATCATAGAGCCCGGCCGCTGGTCTCGACGCAGCACCCCCATGGCGGGTACTGCTCCGGCCATGATGGCTGCTGCCATGCGCCTATCTCCCTGGGTAGCACGCCCAAGGGCTTGAAGATGAAAGGGCTTAACGGAACCACCAGACAGGAGTTTCGTAATAGTCTGTTGCTTGCGGTCGCGCTCGTCTCGGAAGACGGGCTGACTGATCAGTGGGGTGTTATCTTAAATAGGTCTGACCTTTGGTGGCTCTCTTACATGGCATCTCCCCTTGTTCTACGATGGGCGGTTAAGCAAGGCGTCACCGCTCCTGCCAACTACTCATTGGGGCCGTGCCTCGGGGACGTAGCCAGTACTGGCCTGCTTTGCAAGAGCAAGGACAGAGTCTGCCAGCAAGATGATGGGGGAGGCTTCACATGCCACTGCAACACCGGCTACCAGGGGAACCCTTACCTCGACGGCGGATGCCAAG TTATCGACAAGTGCCACATCATGGCGTTATCAGGCAAACCGTGCTTCGGCAAGTGCATTAATTTTCCTGGTGGACACGAGTGCCGGTGCCCTAGAGGATCCTATGGCAACCCCTACAAGCCCGGTGGCTGCTCCCCCACAG GTTTAATCATTGGTTTGTCTGTTGCTAGTGCCCCGACCGTCCTACTTTTGGTTCTCATTATAATATTTGTACTCCGCAAAATTAAGCGGCATAGGGTAAAAGTACTCAAACAAAAGTACTTCAAGCAAAACCGTGGACAGTTGCTGCAGCAGTTAATGTCACAAAAAGCAGACATTGCAGAAAGGATGATCATACCAGTGGATGAGCTTGCAAAGGCCACAAACAACTTCGATAGAGCTCGTGAGCTTGGTGGAGGAGGCCACGGTACTGTTTACAAAGGTATCTTATCGGATCTACATGTTGTAGCCATTAAGAAGTCAAAGATCACCATCCAAAAAGAAATAGATGAGTTCATAAATGAGGTGGCAATCCTATCACAGATCAACCATAGGAATGTGGTCAAACTCTTTGGATGTTGCCTTGAGACTGAGGTCCCATTGTTGGTGTATGAGTTTATTTCCAATGGAACCCTTTACCACCACCTTCATGTTGAAGGACCAAGATCACTATCATGGGGTAACAGGTTGAGGATCGCAACTGAAGTAGCTACTTCTATTGCCTATCTTCACTCGGCAGTTTCAATACCAATAATCCACAGGGACATAAAGTCAAGTAACATTCTTCTTGATGACACATTGACAGCAAAAGTATCAGATTTTGGAGCTTCAAGGTACATTCCAATTGAGAAAACAGGATTGACAACAAGGGTTCAGGGAACAATAGGATACTTGGATCCTATGTACTTTTACACCAGCCGCCTCACTGAGAAAAGTGATGTCTATAGTTTTGGTGTAATTCTTGTGGAATTGCTCACTAGGAAGAAACCATTTTCATATTTGTCTGCTGATGGTGATGGACTTGTTGCCCATTTTGTTGGACTAATTGCTGAGGGAAACCTAGTTCAGATAATAGACCCACAAGTTACAGAGGAAGGAGGTAAAGAAGTACAAGAAGTTGCTGCACTTGCAGCATCCTGTGTAAATCTGAGAGGTGAAGAAAGGCCAACGATGCGACAAGTGGAACATACACTAGAGGGGCTCCGTGGTTCCACAAAGTACAAAGTAGATGATATGGTAGCAGCAGAATCTGAAAATGATAGCATTGTGATTAACCGTCCCTCATCAACTAAAGAAGGACAATGTTTTGAAGAGTCAAGCAGAAGATACAGTTTGGAGCAGTCGATGATGATGTCTGCAAGGTACCCTCGGTAG